In one window of Clupea harengus chromosome 4, Ch_v2.0.2, whole genome shotgun sequence DNA:
- the atf7a gene encoding cyclic AMP-dependent transcription factor ATF-7a isoform X8, translated as MSFSSPLSQLHCKLFAKMGDDRPFVCNALGCGQRFTNEDHLAVHKHKHEMTLKFGPARTDSVIIADQTPTPTRFLKNCEEVGLFNELASSFEQEFRKAQEDDDKNRSKNPQQQHHHHTAPSTGVVDMSLQTPSEVKVKEEEPVEVDSTPPGSPESISSMSDSGPESVGRPKDTPPRPPMSAAPTPTIVRPGSLPLHLGYDALQPTMPSPTSVITPTPPSNRQLGYGTTTWPSSPTGPYPMMMLPNGQTVPVLPGPMHMPSVISLARPLMVPNIPGIPGPPLGGSSSSCSSSPSGYNLHSEAKMVSPAQPTGGRRRRTADDDPDERRQRFLERNRAAASRCRQKRKVWVNSLEKKAEELSSMNVSLSNEVGLLRNEVAHLKQLLLAHKDCPVTTRQKNAYLGGDETMKDVSEPVGSPAAVIQHSSLAMSPSSSSAGPNGMSARAAAEAVAMSVLAGMGSQRGEHGNHPGGGGGGGGSHVIMATQSQHAAR; from the exons atgtctttttcctctcctctttcacagTTACATTGCAAGCTCTTCGCAAAAATGGGGGACGACAGACCTTTTGTGTGCAATGCTCTTGGCTGTGGGCAG AGGTTCACCAATGAGGACCATTTGGCcgtgcacaagcacaagcacgaGATGACTCTGAAGTTTGGCCCAGCTAGAACAGACTCGGTCATCATAGCAG ACCAGACACCGACTCCCACGCGGTTCCTGAAGAACTGTGAGGAGGTGGGCCTCTTCAATGAGCTGGCCAGCTCCTTCGAGCAGGAGTTCCGCAAGGCCCAGGAGGATGACGACAAGAACCGGTCCAAGAACCCG cagcagcagcaccaccaccacactgctCCTAGCACGGGGGTCGTGGACATGAGCCTGCAGACGCCCTCAGAGGTcaaggtgaaggaggaggagcctgTGGAGGTGGACTCGACCCCGCCCGGCAGCCCGGAGTCCATCTCCAGCATGTCGGACAGCGGCCCGGAGTCGGTAGGGAGACCAAAG GACACTCCCCCCAGACCTCCGATGAGCGCCGCCCCAACCCCCACCATCGTCCGGCCGGGCTCGCTGCCCTTGCACCTGGGCTACGACGCGCTGCAGCCCACCATGCCCTCGCCCACCTCCGTCATCACACCGACCCCGCCCTCCAACCGCCAGCTCGGGTATGGCACCACGACGTGGCCAAG TTCTCCGACTGGTCCTTATCCGATGATGATGCTTCCCAACGGCCAGACGGTGCCCGTGTTACCCGGGCCCATGCATATGCCCTCAGTCATATCC ctGGCGAGACCTCTGATGGTGCCCAACATTCCTGGCATCCCTGGAcctccactagggggcagcagcagcagctgctcaTCCTCACCATCAGGCTACAACCTCCACTCTGAGGCCAAGAtg GTGTCTCCCGCCCAGCCCACCGGGGGCCGTAGGCGGCGGACGGCGGACGACGACCCCGACGAGCGGCGGCAGCGCTTCCTCGAGCGGAACCGGGCGGCGGCCTCGCGCTGCAGGCAGAAGCGCAAAGTGTGGGTCAACTCTCTGGAGAAGAAGGCCGAGGAGCTGTCCTCCATGAACGTCTCCCTGTCG AATGAGGTGGGCCTCCTACGGAACGAAGTGGCCCACTTGAAGCAGCTACTGCTGGCCCACAAGGACTGCCCCGTGACCACCAGGCAGAAGAATGCCTACCTAG GTGGAGATGAGACCATGAAAGACGTGTCGGAGCCCGTGGGCTCCCCGGCCGCAGTCATCCAGCACAGCTCACTGGCCATGAgcccgtcctcctcctcagcaggTCCCAATGGGATGAGCGCGCGGGCCGCGGCCGAGGCGGTGGCCATGTCGGTGCTGGCAGGCATGGGCAGCCAGCGGGGCGAGCACGGGAACCACCCcgggggcggcggcggcggcgggggtTCCCACGTCATCATGGCCACACAGTCCCAGCACGCAGCCAGATGA
- the atf7a gene encoding cyclic AMP-dependent transcription factor ATF-7a isoform X2: MSFSSPLSQLHCKLFAKMGDDRPFVCNALGCGQRFTNEDHLAVHKHKHEMTLKFGPARTDSVIIADQTPTPTRFLKNCEEVGLFNELASSFEQEFRKAQEDDDKNRSKNPQQHHHHTAPSTGVVDMSLQTPSEVKVKEEEPVEVDSTPPGSPESISSMSDSGPESVGRPKDTPPRPPMSAAPTPTIVRPGSLPLHLGYDALQPTMPSPTSVITPTPPSNRQLGYGTTTWPSSPTGPYPMMMLPNGQTVPVLPGPMHMPSVISLARPLMVPNIPGIPGPPLGGSSSSCSSSPSGYNLHSEAKMRLKAALSQQTATAQTYSGLATGSSPMVPQRMEHSQMLVQQPDAPSPAQPQVSPAQPTGGRRRRTADDDPDERRQRFLERNRAAASRCRQKRKVWVNSLEKKAEELSSMNVSLSNEVGLLRNEVAHLKQLLLAHKDCPVTTRQKNAYLGGDETMKDVSEPVGSPAAVIQHSSLAMSPSSSSAGPNGMSARAAAEAVAMSVLAGMGSQRGEHGNHPGGGGGGGGSHVIMATQSQHAAR; encoded by the exons atgtctttttcctctcctctttcacagTTACATTGCAAGCTCTTCGCAAAAATGGGGGACGACAGACCTTTTGTGTGCAATGCTCTTGGCTGTGGGCAG AGGTTCACCAATGAGGACCATTTGGCcgtgcacaagcacaagcacgaGATGACTCTGAAGTTTGGCCCAGCTAGAACAGACTCGGTCATCATAGCAG ACCAGACACCGACTCCCACGCGGTTCCTGAAGAACTGTGAGGAGGTGGGCCTCTTCAATGAGCTGGCCAGCTCCTTCGAGCAGGAGTTCCGCAAGGCCCAGGAGGATGACGACAAGAACCGGTCCAAGAACCCG cagcagcaccaccaccacactgctCCTAGCACGGGGGTCGTGGACATGAGCCTGCAGACGCCCTCAGAGGTcaaggtgaaggaggaggagcctgTGGAGGTGGACTCGACCCCGCCCGGCAGCCCGGAGTCCATCTCCAGCATGTCGGACAGCGGCCCGGAGTCGGTAGGGAGACCAAAG GACACTCCCCCCAGACCTCCGATGAGCGCCGCCCCAACCCCCACCATCGTCCGGCCGGGCTCGCTGCCCTTGCACCTGGGCTACGACGCGCTGCAGCCCACCATGCCCTCGCCCACCTCCGTCATCACACCGACCCCGCCCTCCAACCGCCAGCTCGGGTATGGCACCACGACGTGGCCAAG TTCTCCGACTGGTCCTTATCCGATGATGATGCTTCCCAACGGCCAGACGGTGCCCGTGTTACCCGGGCCCATGCATATGCCCTCAGTCATATCC ctGGCGAGACCTCTGATGGTGCCCAACATTCCTGGCATCCCTGGAcctccactagggggcagcagcagcagctgctcaTCCTCACCATCAGGCTACAACCTCCACTCTGAGGCCAAGAtg AGGCTGAAGGCTGCCCTGTCCCAGCAGACAGCCACGGCACAGACCTATAGTGGGCTGGCCACAGGCTCCAGCCCCATGGTGCCCCAGAGGATGGAGCACAGTCAGATGCTGGTGCAGCAACCCGATGCCCCGTCCCCCGCACAGCCACAG GTGTCTCCCGCCCAGCCCACCGGGGGCCGTAGGCGGCGGACGGCGGACGACGACCCCGACGAGCGGCGGCAGCGCTTCCTCGAGCGGAACCGGGCGGCGGCCTCGCGCTGCAGGCAGAAGCGCAAAGTGTGGGTCAACTCTCTGGAGAAGAAGGCCGAGGAGCTGTCCTCCATGAACGTCTCCCTGTCG AATGAGGTGGGCCTCCTACGGAACGAAGTGGCCCACTTGAAGCAGCTACTGCTGGCCCACAAGGACTGCCCCGTGACCACCAGGCAGAAGAATGCCTACCTAG GTGGAGATGAGACCATGAAAGACGTGTCGGAGCCCGTGGGCTCCCCGGCCGCAGTCATCCAGCACAGCTCACTGGCCATGAgcccgtcctcctcctcagcaggTCCCAATGGGATGAGCGCGCGGGCCGCGGCCGAGGCGGTGGCCATGTCGGTGCTGGCAGGCATGGGCAGCCAGCGGGGCGAGCACGGGAACCACCCcgggggcggcggcggcggcgggggtTCCCACGTCATCATGGCCACACAGTCCCAGCACGCAGCCAGATGA
- the atf7a gene encoding cyclic AMP-dependent transcription factor ATF-7a isoform X7: MGDDRPFVCNALGCGQRFTNEDHLAVHKHKHEMTLKFGPARTDSVIIADQTPTPTRFLKNCEEVGLFNELASSFEQEFRKAQEDDDKNRSKNPQQQHHHHTAPSTGVVDMSLQTPSEVKVKEEEPVEVDSTPPGSPESISSMSDSGPESVGRPKDTPPRPPMSAAPTPTIVRPGSLPLHLGYDALQPTMPSPTSVITPTPPSNRQLGYGTTTWPSSPTGPYPMMMLPNGQTVPVLPGPMHMPSVISLARPLMVPNIPGIPGPPLGGSSSSCSSSPSGYNLHSEAKMRLKAALSQQTATAQTYSGLATGSSPMVPQRMEHSQMLVQQPDAPSPAQPQVSPAQPTGGRRRRTADDDPDERRQRFLERNRAAASRCRQKRKVWVNSLEKKAEELSSMNVSLSNEVGLLRNEVAHLKQLLLAHKDCPVTTRQKNAYLGGDETMKDVSEPVGSPAAVIQHSSLAMSPSSSSAGPNGMSARAAAEAVAMSVLAGMGSQRGEHGNHPGGGGGGGGSHVIMATQSQHAAR, from the exons ATGGGGGACGACAGACCTTTTGTGTGCAATGCTCTTGGCTGTGGGCAG AGGTTCACCAATGAGGACCATTTGGCcgtgcacaagcacaagcacgaGATGACTCTGAAGTTTGGCCCAGCTAGAACAGACTCGGTCATCATAGCAG ACCAGACACCGACTCCCACGCGGTTCCTGAAGAACTGTGAGGAGGTGGGCCTCTTCAATGAGCTGGCCAGCTCCTTCGAGCAGGAGTTCCGCAAGGCCCAGGAGGATGACGACAAGAACCGGTCCAAGAACCCG cagcagcagcaccaccaccacactgctCCTAGCACGGGGGTCGTGGACATGAGCCTGCAGACGCCCTCAGAGGTcaaggtgaaggaggaggagcctgTGGAGGTGGACTCGACCCCGCCCGGCAGCCCGGAGTCCATCTCCAGCATGTCGGACAGCGGCCCGGAGTCGGTAGGGAGACCAAAG GACACTCCCCCCAGACCTCCGATGAGCGCCGCCCCAACCCCCACCATCGTCCGGCCGGGCTCGCTGCCCTTGCACCTGGGCTACGACGCGCTGCAGCCCACCATGCCCTCGCCCACCTCCGTCATCACACCGACCCCGCCCTCCAACCGCCAGCTCGGGTATGGCACCACGACGTGGCCAAG TTCTCCGACTGGTCCTTATCCGATGATGATGCTTCCCAACGGCCAGACGGTGCCCGTGTTACCCGGGCCCATGCATATGCCCTCAGTCATATCC ctGGCGAGACCTCTGATGGTGCCCAACATTCCTGGCATCCCTGGAcctccactagggggcagcagcagcagctgctcaTCCTCACCATCAGGCTACAACCTCCACTCTGAGGCCAAGAtg AGGCTGAAGGCTGCCCTGTCCCAGCAGACAGCCACGGCACAGACCTATAGTGGGCTGGCCACAGGCTCCAGCCCCATGGTGCCCCAGAGGATGGAGCACAGTCAGATGCTGGTGCAGCAACCCGATGCCCCGTCCCCCGCACAGCCACAG GTGTCTCCCGCCCAGCCCACCGGGGGCCGTAGGCGGCGGACGGCGGACGACGACCCCGACGAGCGGCGGCAGCGCTTCCTCGAGCGGAACCGGGCGGCGGCCTCGCGCTGCAGGCAGAAGCGCAAAGTGTGGGTCAACTCTCTGGAGAAGAAGGCCGAGGAGCTGTCCTCCATGAACGTCTCCCTGTCG AATGAGGTGGGCCTCCTACGGAACGAAGTGGCCCACTTGAAGCAGCTACTGCTGGCCCACAAGGACTGCCCCGTGACCACCAGGCAGAAGAATGCCTACCTAG GTGGAGATGAGACCATGAAAGACGTGTCGGAGCCCGTGGGCTCCCCGGCCGCAGTCATCCAGCACAGCTCACTGGCCATGAgcccgtcctcctcctcagcaggTCCCAATGGGATGAGCGCGCGGGCCGCGGCCGAGGCGGTGGCCATGTCGGTGCTGGCAGGCATGGGCAGCCAGCGGGGCGAGCACGGGAACCACCCcgggggcggcggcggcggcgggggtTCCCACGTCATCATGGCCACACAGTCCCAGCACGCAGCCAGATGA